A region from the Helicoverpa armigera isolate CAAS_96S chromosome 6, ASM3070526v1, whole genome shotgun sequence genome encodes:
- the LOC110376960 gene encoding homeobox protein Mohawk, with protein MTLLQKPEEAMTDTTMKEDLGKSSRPVRNRRYTRRSLVAGQRPQKRLFTPEIKRYLKDWLVRRRDNPYPNREEKKYLSRETGLTYIQICNWFANWRRKLKNVNVDRNQQTWGHLIRTYNDRAQGNVEQFSICSDDSIWSESDPTNPDDNLDNDGELTGSPETIAEYHHDDSDTSSIMKEKCVNINNNSYKSDANENSREETKAITSPMLLSKWLESAARFQPSECNYSWWADGKRRKPDNKIQRITINTLSRHDRDEVEAAVALTALATATSRIAAP; from the exons ATGACACTCCTCCAAAAACCTGAAGAAGCCATGACTGATACCACAATGAAAGAAGATCTCGGCAAATCCTCGAGACCTGTCAGAAACAGACGATACACTCG AAGGAGCTTAGTCGCGGGTCAACGTCCACAAAAGAGACTTTTCACACCAGAAATCAAGAGATACCTCAAAGACTGGCTGGTGCGACGAAGAGATAACCCGTACCCCAACagagaggaaaaaaaatatttgtctcgCGAAACTGGCCTTACGTACATTCAA atttGCAATTGGTTTGCCAACTGGCGAAGAAAGCTGAAAAATGTTAACGTAGACCGAAACCAACAGACATGGGGTCACTTGATTCGAACGTACAATGACCGCGCGCAAGGCAATGTGGAACAGTTCAGCATCTGCTCCGACGACAGTATATGGAGCGAGTCCGATCCCACCAACCCAGATGACAACTTAGACAACGACGGCGAACTCACAGGCAGCCCCGAAACAATAGCTGAATATCACCACGATGACTCCGACACATCTTCAATCATGAAAGAGAAGTGCGTGAACATCAACAATAATTCCTACAAATCTGACGCAAATGAGAATAGCCGGGAGGAAACAAAAGCCATCACAAGTCCGATGTTGCTCAGTAAGTGGCTGGAGAGCGCGGCCAGATTCCAGCCCAGTGAGTGTAACTACTCGTGGTGGGCAGATGGAAAGCGAAGAAAGCCGGACAACAAAATCCAAAGGATTACAATAAATACACTGTCGCGTCATGACCGGGACGAAGTGGAAGCTGCAGTAGCCCTGACTGCGCTAGCAACCGCCACCAGCCGCATTGCAGCACCGTGA